ACGGGGAGGAACCGGATACATTTCCGCAGCATCGATAAAATTCACACCCTCTGCAACCGCAAAATCTAGCTGTTGGTGTGCTTCTGCAATACTATTTTGATGACCATAGGTCATCGTTCCCAGGCAAATTTCGGAAACCTTCAGGTCACTTTCACTCAGTTGGTTATATTGCATATTTGTTGAAAATTTTTATTTGATGTTGCTGTGGACTAAGTATTGACTTACAAACCATGCTGCTTAAACCAAGTTTGCAATTGATTCCAACCATCTTGAGCTGCTTTTTCTCGGTAGGAAGGACGATAATCTGCAAAAAAGGCATGGGGAGCATCGGGGTAAACAATAATTTCCGATTTACTGCTACTAGATTTGAGTTTTTCTCGCGTTTGTTCTACTGTACTCACGGGAATACCTGTATCTTGACCCCCATAAAGTCCCAGAACCGGAACTTTCAGTGTAGAAACAACATCAATGGGGTGTTTTGGTTGCAGTTCCGTAGATTCACTGACTAAACGTCCATACCATGCTACACCAGCCTTCAGTTTAGGGTTATGTGCCGCATATAACCAGGTGATACGACCACCCCAGCAAAAACCTGTGATTCCGGCTCTATTCGCGTCACCTTTAGATGACTTCACTGCCCAATCT
The Calothrix sp. 336/3 DNA segment above includes these coding regions:
- a CDS encoding dienelactone hydrolase family protein; the encoded protein is MKELTRREFIATAAIATGFTLAVQPIASGTVITTDSKGLIAGAVKIPVKDGEIPAYRAQPATGENFPIVLVIQEIFGVHEHIQDVTRRFAKLGYLAIAPELFARQGDVSKLSNIDEIRAIVAKVPDAQVLSDLDATLDWAVKSSKGDANRAGITGFCWGGRITWLYAAHNPKLKAGVAWYGRLVSESTELQPKHPIDVVSTLKVPVLGLYGGQDTGIPVSTVEQTREKLKSSSSKSEIIVYPDAPHAFFADYRPSYREKAAQDGWNQLQTWFKQHGL